In a single window of the Paenibacillus sp. MMS20-IR301 genome:
- the rhaD gene encoding rhamnulose-1-phosphate aldolase, with the protein MSTSVIETKGYIASVEAPFIQEMSEITHHMWSLGWDELNGGNVSYLLDEEEVAKYINISEPLRTISLTFPVTELAGKFFIVTGSGKYFRNVIKDPEANLGVLRVSDSGESVEVLWGLRNNAVPTSELASHFMSHIERLKVDPNHRIVLHTHATNVIAMTFTHDLDELKFTKTLWEMCTECLVVFPDGVSVIPWMVPGSSDIGRATADKMKDYRVVIWPQHGIFVTGATMDATFGLVETIEKAAIVYNLIGGREIKQKITDQQLADLAAAFRVTPKAGVLDL; encoded by the coding sequence ATGAGTACTTCTGTTATTGAAACCAAAGGTTATATCGCAAGCGTTGAAGCCCCTTTTATCCAGGAAATGTCCGAAATCACCCACCACATGTGGTCCCTCGGCTGGGATGAGCTGAATGGCGGTAATGTCAGTTATCTGCTGGATGAAGAAGAAGTAGCCAAATATATCAACATCAGCGAGCCGCTGCGTACGATCAGCCTTACGTTTCCTGTAACTGAGCTGGCGGGCAAATTCTTCATCGTTACCGGCTCCGGCAAGTATTTCCGTAATGTCATCAAAGACCCGGAAGCGAATCTGGGCGTGCTGCGTGTCAGCGATAGCGGCGAAAGTGTAGAAGTGCTGTGGGGACTGCGTAACAATGCGGTGCCAACGAGCGAGCTTGCCTCCCACTTCATGAGCCATATCGAGCGTCTGAAGGTAGATCCGAACCACCGCATTGTACTGCATACCCATGCAACGAATGTAATTGCCATGACCTTCACCCATGATCTGGATGAGCTGAAGTTCACTAAGACCCTCTGGGAAATGTGCACAGAATGTCTGGTTGTCTTCCCGGACGGCGTCAGCGTTATTCCTTGGATGGTTCCGGGCAGCAGTGACATCGGGCGTGCTACCGCTGACAAGATGAAGGATTACCGTGTGGTTATCTGGCCGCAGCACGGGATCTTCGTGACCGGAGCCACTATGGACGCTACCTTCGGTCTGGTAGAGACGATCGAGAAGGCTGCAATTGTCTACAACCTGATCGGCGGACGCGAAATCAAACAGAAAATCACCGATCAGCAGCTGGCCGATCTGGCCGCAGCCTTCCGTGTAACTCCGAAAGCCGGCGTTCTGGACTTGTAA
- the rhaA gene encoding L-rhamnose isomerase: MDQSIINSYNEAKKLYAAHGINTDEVLEKLAGIKISLHCWQGDDVQGFLFKDKELSGGIAVTGSYPGRAGTPDELRQDLEKALSLIPGKHKVNLHAIYADTNEQVDLDELEPRHFANWVEWAKEQGLGLDFNPTCFSHPKAADGFTLSHADDDIRNFWIRHCKASRKIAEHFGRELGQPCVTNFWVPDGYKDTPVDRLAPRMRLKEALDEVFSEEIDPKYNIDAVESKLFGIGSESYVVGSHEFYMGYGLTRGKAICLDAGHFHPTEVISNKLSSILMFSEQLLLHVSRPVRWDSDHVVTMDDELLEIARELVRGDLLPRTNIGLDFFDGSINHLAAWVIGTRNTIKALLRAMLEPVEELRAIELAGDYTSRLALVEEFKSYPFGAVWDYYCASQGTPVREQWLAEVKSYEQEVLAGR, encoded by the coding sequence ATGGATCAGAGCATCATTAACAGCTATAACGAAGCGAAGAAATTATACGCAGCCCATGGAATTAACACAGATGAGGTTCTGGAGAAGCTGGCCGGAATCAAAATTTCACTGCACTGCTGGCAAGGTGATGACGTTCAGGGCTTCCTGTTCAAAGATAAGGAGCTTAGCGGCGGTATTGCGGTAACCGGCAGCTATCCCGGCCGGGCCGGTACTCCGGATGAGCTGCGCCAGGATCTGGAGAAAGCACTGTCCCTGATTCCGGGCAAACACAAAGTTAATCTGCATGCTATTTATGCTGATACGAACGAGCAGGTTGATCTGGATGAGCTGGAGCCGCGCCATTTCGCGAATTGGGTAGAGTGGGCTAAAGAGCAGGGTCTTGGACTTGATTTCAACCCGACCTGCTTCTCCCATCCGAAGGCGGCTGACGGTTTCACCCTTAGCCATGCAGATGATGATATCCGCAATTTCTGGATCAGGCACTGCAAGGCCTCCCGCAAAATTGCCGAGCATTTCGGCCGTGAGCTGGGCCAGCCTTGCGTAACCAACTTCTGGGTCCCGGACGGTTACAAGGATACACCTGTAGACCGTCTGGCTCCGCGTATGCGTCTGAAGGAAGCGCTGGACGAAGTATTCAGTGAAGAGATTGATCCGAAGTACAATATTGATGCCGTTGAGAGCAAGCTGTTCGGAATCGGTTCTGAGAGCTATGTTGTCGGCTCCCATGAATTCTATATGGGCTACGGACTGACCCGCGGCAAGGCAATCTGCCTTGATGCCGGACATTTCCACCCGACTGAAGTGATCTCGAACAAGCTCAGCTCGATCCTGATGTTCAGCGAGCAACTACTGCTGCATGTCAGCAGACCAGTCCGCTGGGACAGCGACCACGTAGTAACGATGGATGATGAGCTGCTGGAAATTGCCCGTGAGCTGGTCCGCGGAGATCTGCTGCCGCGCACGAATATCGGCCTTGACTTCTTCGATGGCAGCATCAATCATCTGGCGGCTTGGGTTATCGGTACACGCAACACCATCAAAGCGCTGCTGCGCGCCATGCTGGAGCCGGTAGAAGAGCTGCGCGCCATTGAGCTGGCCGGAGATTATACTTCCCGCCTGGCCCTGGTCGAAGAATTCAAATCCTATCCGTTCGGCGCAGTCTGGGATTACTACTGTGCATCGCAGGGAACTCCGGTCCGCGAGCAGTGGCTGGCTGAAGTGAAGAGCTACGAGCAGGAAGTACTGGCGGGCAGATAA
- a CDS encoding cytidine deaminase, producing MKVEQKDRELIQAARETIDRNFDLVNERHTVGAAVRCKNGNIYTGVNLYSIHGSCAEFIAIGAAITAGEREFETIVAARTSSEGGVLLPPCGNCREMLVRYAPDIEVLMESDNGAEKFSIQELIPRH from the coding sequence ATGAAAGTCGAACAGAAAGATAGGGAGCTGATCCAGGCCGCCCGCGAAACCATCGACCGTAACTTCGATCTGGTAAACGAGCGCCATACGGTAGGGGCAGCGGTACGCTGCAAGAACGGTAACATCTATACCGGAGTCAATCTCTACTCGATCCATGGGTCATGTGCGGAGTTTATTGCCATAGGGGCTGCTATTACGGCAGGGGAAAGGGAATTTGAGACGATTGTAGCTGCGAGAACGAGCAGTGAAGGTGGCGTGCTTCTGCCTCCTTGCGGCAATTGCCGGGAGATGCTGGTGCGGTATGCCCCGGATATTGAGGTATTGATGGAGAGTGATAATGGTGCGGAGAAATTCAGTATTCAGGAGCTGATCCCCCGACACTGA
- the rhaB gene encoding rhamnulokinase, with amino-acid sequence MNNHIAVDIGASSGRLVLGTLDGGILSLEEIHRFSNGFTEQDGSCFWDIDYLFNEIIKGLHKAKIAGISECTLGIDTWAVDYVLLDAEGKRMREVYAYRDRRTDGVMEEVGRLISPEQVYAKTGIQQLTFNSLYQLYAHNREELAAAKQILMVPDYLYYRLSGRLINEVTNASTMQLLNLATRDFDTDLLDLLNLKREQFAPLTEPGEDLGFITPELVETHDLPECRLICAATHDTASAVLGVPVQKDRSSAYISSGTWSLLGVELDHPVNDSKAMAANYTNEWGAYGTYRFLKNIMGLWLIQEVRRLDGGRYSFAELAEQAGACEGFRSLIPCNHPRFLNPDNMIEEIRRACAESGQPVPESPGALARCIFDSLALSYRSYLAELEELTGRKIEVLQIVGGGANNELLCQLTANIIGREVLAGPTESTALGNLAVQMIKAGRMADIHEARRIIGTSFAIKSYLPQAVPELDQLLVRWDKLHAAFNADERK; translated from the coding sequence ATGAACAATCATATCGCCGTCGATATCGGCGCCTCCAGCGGACGGCTTGTACTCGGAACCCTTGATGGCGGGATTCTCTCGCTGGAGGAGATTCACCGGTTCAGCAACGGGTTCACCGAGCAGGACGGCTCCTGCTTCTGGGATATTGATTATTTATTTAATGAAATTATTAAGGGTCTTCATAAAGCCAAAATTGCCGGAATAAGCGAATGTACACTGGGTATTGACACCTGGGCAGTGGATTATGTATTGCTGGATGCTGAAGGTAAACGGATGAGGGAAGTATATGCTTACCGTGACCGCCGCACAGACGGAGTAATGGAAGAGGTCGGGAGGCTGATCTCACCTGAGCAGGTATATGCCAAGACGGGCATCCAGCAATTAACCTTCAATTCACTATATCAGCTGTATGCGCATAACCGTGAAGAGCTGGCTGCAGCCAAGCAGATTCTGATGGTGCCGGATTATCTCTATTACAGACTTAGCGGACGCCTGATTAATGAGGTGACCAACGCCTCCACAATGCAGCTGCTGAACCTGGCAACCCGGGACTTCGATACCGACCTGCTGGATTTGCTGAATCTTAAGAGAGAGCAATTCGCCCCGCTGACGGAGCCGGGAGAGGATCTCGGCTTCATTACGCCGGAGCTGGTGGAGACGCATGATCTGCCTGAGTGCCGCCTGATCTGCGCCGCTACCCATGATACGGCATCTGCCGTGCTTGGTGTGCCTGTACAGAAGGACCGTTCCTCAGCATATATCAGCAGCGGCACCTGGTCGCTGCTTGGGGTAGAGCTGGATCACCCGGTAAATGACAGTAAAGCTATGGCAGCCAATTATACCAACGAGTGGGGCGCGTATGGTACCTACCGTTTCCTGAAGAACATTATGGGACTGTGGCTGATCCAGGAAGTACGGAGACTGGACGGAGGCAGATACAGCTTCGCCGAATTGGCTGAACAGGCCGGAGCATGCGAAGGCTTCCGCAGTCTGATTCCCTGCAATCATCCCCGGTTCCTGAACCCTGATAATATGATAGAAGAGATCCGCCGGGCCTGTGCGGAGAGCGGCCAGCCTGTGCCGGAGTCGCCGGGAGCATTAGCCCGCTGTATCTTCGACAGTCTGGCACTGTCCTACCGCAGCTATCTGGCTGAGCTTGAAGAGCTCACCGGCCGTAAGATCGAAGTGCTGCAGATTGTCGGTGGCGGGGCCAACAATGAACTGCTGTGCCAGCTGACCGCTAATATCATCGGCAGAGAGGTGCTGGCCGGTCCGACTGAATCGACTGCGCTCGGCAATCTGGCCGTGCAGATGATCAAGGCCGGACGTATGGCTGATATTCATGAAGCCCGGAGGATTATCGGCACGTCCTTTGCGATTAAATCGTATCTGCCCCAGGCGGTTCCAGAGCTGGATCAGCTGCTGGTCCGCTGGGATAAGCTCCATGCCGCATTCAATGCGGATGAGCGTAAATAG
- a CDS encoding NADH:flavin oxidoreductase, whose product MKTDKLFEPFQGGGLSLNNRVVMAPMTRAQSPGGVASPEVAAYYRRRAEGGVGLIVTEGTAINHPAAVSHPNIPNIHGEAALEAWAQVVKEVHAAGGKIIPQLWHVGMARSIGDLPNSTALPIGPSGLNLAGEQVTEPMTREQIQGIVGAFAQAAKAAKAIGFDGIELHGAHGYLIDQFFWEKTNRRTDEYGGDLEARTTFAVEVIDACRREVGPDFPIVLRFSQWKGGHYDARLVDNPEDLERFLTPLSNAGVDIFHCSTRRFWQPEFEGSELNLAGWTKKITGKPVITVGSVGLDSAFPSPVTEKNQEDNIERLLERLEREEFDLVAVGRALISDPAWPAKVRDGRISEIVHFTSDAANTLY is encoded by the coding sequence ATGAAGACAGATAAATTATTTGAACCTTTCCAGGGTGGAGGCCTGTCCCTGAATAACCGTGTGGTTATGGCACCTATGACAAGAGCGCAGTCTCCCGGAGGTGTAGCCAGTCCGGAAGTGGCGGCATATTACCGCCGCAGGGCAGAAGGCGGAGTCGGCCTGATTGTTACCGAAGGGACAGCGATTAACCATCCGGCAGCGGTCAGCCACCCAAATATTCCGAATATTCACGGCGAAGCTGCCCTAGAAGCATGGGCGCAGGTGGTGAAGGAAGTCCATGCAGCGGGAGGGAAGATCATTCCGCAGCTGTGGCATGTCGGTATGGCCCGCAGCATTGGCGATCTGCCTAATAGCACAGCGCTTCCCATCGGGCCTTCCGGTCTTAATCTGGCCGGCGAGCAGGTTACAGAGCCGATGACCCGGGAGCAGATTCAAGGGATTGTCGGCGCCTTTGCCCAAGCGGCGAAGGCAGCCAAGGCAATCGGCTTCGACGGTATAGAGCTCCATGGAGCACACGGGTATCTGATTGACCAGTTCTTCTGGGAGAAGACCAACCGGCGCACCGATGAGTACGGCGGTGATCTCGAAGCACGGACAACCTTCGCTGTTGAGGTCATTGATGCCTGCCGCCGTGAAGTCGGTCCGGACTTCCCGATAGTGCTCCGCTTCTCACAGTGGAAGGGCGGCCATTATGATGCGCGGCTGGTGGATAACCCGGAAGACCTGGAACGCTTCCTGACGCCGCTCAGCAATGCCGGTGTGGATATCTTCCACTGCTCGACGCGGCGCTTCTGGCAGCCGGAATTCGAAGGCTCTGAGCTTAATCTGGCCGGCTGGACGAAGAAGATTACCGGCAAGCCGGTAATTACTGTCGGCTCAGTTGGGCTTGACAGTGCTTTTCCAAGCCCGGTAACGGAGAAGAACCAGGAAGATAATATTGAACGCCTTCTGGAGAGACTGGAACGGGAAGAGTTCGATCTTGTAGCGGTTGGACGGGCCCTGATCAGCGATCCGGCGTGGCCTGCCAAGGTGCGTGACGGCAGAATCAGTGAGATTGTTCATTTCACCTCTGATGCGGCGAATACATTGTACTAA